One Helianthus annuus cultivar XRQ/B chromosome 12, HanXRQr2.0-SUNRISE, whole genome shotgun sequence genomic region harbors:
- the LOC110893690 gene encoding mechanosensitive ion channel protein 10 isoform X2: MEKELDGDDVIVEISGGAEEKSNSSDPNGEMKDEGIEKQESGSFKRYLDPPPLVTIIPPVQSNQDAGLRSRKKEPSFKGSGPSTIEISNTNPVAVMKAEDTAKISLAQSPYPKPKSRIIEPVAPVEKINTPKVTPPITPKTPLLASPGDEDEDDEDVYYTRILEANRTRKRSKKVKVWFLIEFSLFICVTVVLILSTTVDKFKKYIWSLELWKWCVLVLAIFCGRLFSEWFTYTVVFLIEKEFLLKKKVLYFVYSLQKSVRVFIWLGLILLTWGLLINHGVRRSRNTTKFLNYITRGIASTLVGAAAWVLKTLFVKLLASKFHVKIFFDRIQENIFHQYVLQTLSGPPLMGDSESMPPSRQLSFKNSKNESGGQKKEKVVDVQKLQKMKRGKVSAWTMKGLMKIISKSGFSTLSSALDESEDTAKGNEQKEGTINCESEAQEAGYVIFRNVAKHGHKYIEESDLLRFMNVEDVKRVLPLFEGAVETGKIKKKIFSNWVVNVYKERKFLALSLNDTKTAIEELNKLVSGLTLFVLIIVWLLLMGIATTEVLLFISSQLLLGVFMFGTSAKTAFEAIIFVFVMHPFDVGDRCVVDGVQVVVEEVNILTTVFLRYDNEKIYYPNSILATKAISNFNRSPEMSDSVEFDLDVSTSVENILALKAKIKAKQAMKVDVFGIDNEGRISNFNLSTGDLIPGT; the protein is encoded by the exons ATGGAGAAGGAGCTGGATGGTGATGATGTTATAGTAGAGATTTCAGGTGGTGCTGAAGAAAAATCAAATTCTAGTGACCCAAATGGAGAGATGAAGGATGAGGGAATTGAGAAGCAAGAATCTGGATCCTTTAAAAGGTATCTTGACCCACCACCACTTGTTACTATTATTCCGCCGGTTCAATCAAATCAAGATGCGGGTCTCAGATCAAGGAAAAAAGAGCCATCGTTTAAGGGCTCGGGCCCTTCGACTATAGAGATATCAAATACTAATCCAGTTGCAGTCATGAAAGCCGAAGACACTGCCAAAATATCATTGGCTCAATCTCCATACCCGAAGCCGAAATCAAGAATCATTGAACCAGTGGCTCCTGTAGAGAAGATAAACACACCCAAAGTCACCCCTCCAATAACACCTAAAACACCATTGTTGGCGTCACCAGGAGACGAAGATGAGGATGATGAGGATGTATATTATACAAGAATTCTCGAAGCGAATAGGACAAGAAAACGATCAAAGAAAGTCAAGGTTTGGTTTTTAATCGAGTTCAGTTTATTTATTTGCGTAACGGTGGTTTTAATTCTGAGCACGACTGTGGATAAGTTTAAGAAATATATATGGAGTTTAGAACTATGGAAATGGTGTGTTTTGGTGTTAGCAATATTCTGTGGTCGTTTGTTTTCAGAATGGTTTACATACACAGTAGTTTTCTTGATCGAAAAGGAATTCTTGCTTAAGAAGAAAGTTTTGTATTTTGTTTATAGCCTGCAAAAAAGCGTTCGGGTTTTTATCTGGTTAGGTTTAATTTTACTAACGTGGGGACTACTGATCAACCACGGGGTCCGTAGATCAAGAAACACAACTAAGTTTTTAAACTATATCACACGGGGGATTGCCTCTACACTTGTTGGTGCGGCTGCATGGGTCCTTAAAACTCTATTTGTAAAACTCTTAGCTTCTAAGTTTCATGTTAAGATATTCTTCGATAGAATCCAAGAAAATATTTTCCATCAGTATGTTCTTCAGACACTGTCGGGGCCTCCGTTAATGGGGGATTCTGAAAGCATGCCACCGAGCAGGCAGTTGAGtttcaaaaattctaaaaatgaAAGCGGGGgacaaaagaaagaaaaggttgttgatgtgCAAAAGCTACAAAAAATGAAGCGCGGAAAGGTGTCTGCATGGACAATGAAAGGATTAATGAAAATTATAAGTAAATCGGGTTTTTCTACACTCTCTAGTGCACTTGATGAAAGTGAAGATACTGCTAAGGGGAACGAACAAAAAGAAGGAACAATAAATTGTGAATCGGAAGCTCAAGAGGCGGGTTATGTTATATTCAGAAATGTTGCTAAACACGGGCACAA GTACATCGAAGAGAGTGATCTTTTGCGTTTTATGAACGTAGAGGATGTGAAGAGAGTGCTTCCATTGTTTGAAGGCGCAGTGGAAACCGGAAAGATTAAGAAAAAGATATTTAGTAACTGGGTG GTTAACGTGTACAAGGAGCGTAAATTTCTGGCACTTTCTCTAAATGACACAAAAACAGCCATCGAAGAGCTAAACAAGCTTGTTTCTGGGCTTACATTATTCGTCCTCATAATCGTTTGGTTACTACTCATGGGGATTGCCACAACAGAAGTACTTCTTTTCATCTCATCTCAGTTATTACTCGGTGTTTTCATGTTTGGGACCTCTGCTAAGACAGCAtttgaagccatcatattcgtGTTTGTGATGCATCCGTTTGACGTTGGTGATCGTTGTGTCGTTGATGGTGTTCAG GTCGTTGTAGAAGAAGTAAACATATTGACAACCGTATTCCTAAGATACGACAACGAGAAGATCTACTACCCAAATTCAATCTTGGCAACAAAAGCGATCAGCAATTTCAACAGAAGCCCTGAAATGAGCGATTCTGTCGAGTTTGATCTGGATGTTTCTACTTCAGTGGAGAACATCTTAGCACTAAAAGCTAAAATCAAAGC GAAACAAGCAATGAAGGTAGATGTTTTCGGGATTGACAACGAGGGCAGGATTTCAAATTTTAACTTATCAACCGGAGACCTGATCCCTG GTACATAG
- the LOC110896207 gene encoding protein FAR1-RELATED SEQUENCE 5-like: MTRVVWNDTIIPEDFETEWHSIMSTFGLENHEWLKDMYDLRFDWIPAYYHGEDLAGLMRTTSRCESENYFFGQICNPRCTLVEFFTHFETAMDIQRHEHRRNDHDTRYIECKPWSDFVLEKQASEIYTQTIFKDIQIEIDAAITKCMSKSVDTVGDFQYFEIKDFRQPCTSFFKVQYSKEEDGLSINCSCKRFEQFGILCRHIFYVLRYEDISEFPRRYAHRRWTRDVVSMGSNHSNIRFDEIGRNSEIDKVYREIVLANEYVVNRLVGDLDELCRYRDHIKSYIDKADEVMVAAPPPTRKERFADIGGNIEKSDSMIRVPIKTRTKGCGVQKRIKSNREIAIQKSSKIQKSCRVCGGKGHNSRTCKDKVSSNAIGSSNGV, translated from the exons ATGACTCGTGTTGTTTGGAATGATACTATTATTCCAGAAGATTTTGAAACTGAGTGGCATTCAATAATGTCTACTTTTGGATTGGAAAATCATGAGTGGTTAAAAGACATGTACGATCTTCGATTTGATTGGATTCCTGCTTATTACCATGGAGAGGATTTGGCTGGGCTTATGCGTACTACCTCAAGATGTGAAAGCGAGAATTACTTCTTTGGTCAGATTTGCAATCCAAGATGTACACTTGTTGAATTTTTCACTCATTTTGAGACAGCAATGGATATTCAAAGGCATGAGCATAGGAGGAATGATCATGATACAAGGTATATTGAGTGTAAACCGTGGAGTGACTTTGTATTGGAGAAACAAGCATCAGAAATATACACCCAAACAATTTTTAAGGATATTCAAATTGAAATTGATGCTGCTATTACAAAGTgtatgtcaaagtctgttgataCTGTGGGTGATTTTCAATATTTTGAAATAAAGGATTTCAGACAGCCATGCACATCTTTTTTCAAg GTGCAATACAGCAAAGAAGAAGATGGTTTAAGTATAAATTGTTCTTGCAAACGGTTTGAACAATTTGGTATATTGTGCCGCCATATATTTTATGTATTACGGTATGAGGATATTAGTGAGTTTCCTAGAAGATATGCTCATAGAAGATGGACGAGAGATGTCGTTTCAATGGGATCAAATCATTCCAATATTCGATTTGATGAAATTGGTAGGAATAGTGAGATTGATAAAGTTTATAGAGAGATTGTTCTTGCAAATGAGTACGTGGTTAATAGGCTGGTTGGCGATTTAGATGAATTGTGTCGTTACAGGGAtcatattaaaagttatattgaTAAAGCGGATGAGGTTATGGTTGCTGCGCCGCCTCCTACTCGCAAAGAAAGATTTGCTGATATTGGAGGGAACATAGAGAAATCTGATTCTATGATTCGTGTCCCTATCAAAACAAGGACCAAAGGATGCGGTGTACAAAAAAGGATCAAGTCTAATCGTGAGATTGCAATTCAGAAATCATCAAAGATCCAGAAATCGTGCCGTGTTTGTGGTGGAAAAGGACATAACAGTCGAACGTGTAAAGATAAGGTTTCTTCTAATGCTATAGGTTCTAGCAATGGAGTGTAA
- the LOC110893690 gene encoding mechanosensitive ion channel protein 10 isoform X1, protein MEKELDGDDVIVEISGGAEEKSNSSDPNGEMKDEGIEKQESGSFKRYLDPPPLVTIIPPVQSNQDAGLRSRKKEPSFKGSGPSTIEISNTNPVAVMKAEDTAKISLAQSPYPKPKSRIIEPVAPVEKINTPKVTPPITPKTPLLASPGDEDEDDEDVYYTRILEANRTRKRSKKVKVWFLIEFSLFICVTVVLILSTTVDKFKKYIWSLELWKWCVLVLAIFCGRLFSEWFTYTVVFLIEKEFLLKKKVLYFVYSLQKSVRVFIWLGLILLTWGLLINHGVRRSRNTTKFLNYITRGIASTLVGAAAWVLKTLFVKLLASKFHVKIFFDRIQENIFHQYVLQTLSGPPLMGDSESMPPSRQLSFKNSKNESGGQKKEKVVDVQKLQKMKRGKVSAWTMKGLMKIISKSGFSTLSSALDESEDTAKGNEQKEGTINCESEAQEAGYVIFRNVAKHGHKYIEESDLLRFMNVEDVKRVLPLFEGAVETGKIKKKIFSNWVVNVYKERKFLALSLNDTKTAIEELNKLVSGLTLFVLIIVWLLLMGIATTEVLLFISSQLLLGVFMFGTSAKTAFEAIIFVFVMHPFDVGDRCVVDGVQVVVEEVNILTTVFLRYDNEKIYYPNSILATKAISNFNRSPEMSDSVEFDLDVSTSVENILALKAKIKAYIDSKPQLWRPKHSVRVREIEDVNKMKMSLYVTHTINFQNYDEKSDRRSNLVMELKNIFEELGIKYHLLPQEVLIRYVGSASPPASTATRLS, encoded by the exons ATGGAGAAGGAGCTGGATGGTGATGATGTTATAGTAGAGATTTCAGGTGGTGCTGAAGAAAAATCAAATTCTAGTGACCCAAATGGAGAGATGAAGGATGAGGGAATTGAGAAGCAAGAATCTGGATCCTTTAAAAGGTATCTTGACCCACCACCACTTGTTACTATTATTCCGCCGGTTCAATCAAATCAAGATGCGGGTCTCAGATCAAGGAAAAAAGAGCCATCGTTTAAGGGCTCGGGCCCTTCGACTATAGAGATATCAAATACTAATCCAGTTGCAGTCATGAAAGCCGAAGACACTGCCAAAATATCATTGGCTCAATCTCCATACCCGAAGCCGAAATCAAGAATCATTGAACCAGTGGCTCCTGTAGAGAAGATAAACACACCCAAAGTCACCCCTCCAATAACACCTAAAACACCATTGTTGGCGTCACCAGGAGACGAAGATGAGGATGATGAGGATGTATATTATACAAGAATTCTCGAAGCGAATAGGACAAGAAAACGATCAAAGAAAGTCAAGGTTTGGTTTTTAATCGAGTTCAGTTTATTTATTTGCGTAACGGTGGTTTTAATTCTGAGCACGACTGTGGATAAGTTTAAGAAATATATATGGAGTTTAGAACTATGGAAATGGTGTGTTTTGGTGTTAGCAATATTCTGTGGTCGTTTGTTTTCAGAATGGTTTACATACACAGTAGTTTTCTTGATCGAAAAGGAATTCTTGCTTAAGAAGAAAGTTTTGTATTTTGTTTATAGCCTGCAAAAAAGCGTTCGGGTTTTTATCTGGTTAGGTTTAATTTTACTAACGTGGGGACTACTGATCAACCACGGGGTCCGTAGATCAAGAAACACAACTAAGTTTTTAAACTATATCACACGGGGGATTGCCTCTACACTTGTTGGTGCGGCTGCATGGGTCCTTAAAACTCTATTTGTAAAACTCTTAGCTTCTAAGTTTCATGTTAAGATATTCTTCGATAGAATCCAAGAAAATATTTTCCATCAGTATGTTCTTCAGACACTGTCGGGGCCTCCGTTAATGGGGGATTCTGAAAGCATGCCACCGAGCAGGCAGTTGAGtttcaaaaattctaaaaatgaAAGCGGGGgacaaaagaaagaaaaggttgttgatgtgCAAAAGCTACAAAAAATGAAGCGCGGAAAGGTGTCTGCATGGACAATGAAAGGATTAATGAAAATTATAAGTAAATCGGGTTTTTCTACACTCTCTAGTGCACTTGATGAAAGTGAAGATACTGCTAAGGGGAACGAACAAAAAGAAGGAACAATAAATTGTGAATCGGAAGCTCAAGAGGCGGGTTATGTTATATTCAGAAATGTTGCTAAACACGGGCACAA GTACATCGAAGAGAGTGATCTTTTGCGTTTTATGAACGTAGAGGATGTGAAGAGAGTGCTTCCATTGTTTGAAGGCGCAGTGGAAACCGGAAAGATTAAGAAAAAGATATTTAGTAACTGGGTG GTTAACGTGTACAAGGAGCGTAAATTTCTGGCACTTTCTCTAAATGACACAAAAACAGCCATCGAAGAGCTAAACAAGCTTGTTTCTGGGCTTACATTATTCGTCCTCATAATCGTTTGGTTACTACTCATGGGGATTGCCACAACAGAAGTACTTCTTTTCATCTCATCTCAGTTATTACTCGGTGTTTTCATGTTTGGGACCTCTGCTAAGACAGCAtttgaagccatcatattcgtGTTTGTGATGCATCCGTTTGACGTTGGTGATCGTTGTGTCGTTGATGGTGTTCAG GTCGTTGTAGAAGAAGTAAACATATTGACAACCGTATTCCTAAGATACGACAACGAGAAGATCTACTACCCAAATTCAATCTTGGCAACAAAAGCGATCAGCAATTTCAACAGAAGCCCTGAAATGAGCGATTCTGTCGAGTTTGATCTGGATGTTTCTACTTCAGTGGAGAACATCTTAGCACTAAAAGCTAAAATCAAAGC GTACATAGATAGCAAACCGCAGTTATGGCGGCCAAAGCACAGTGTTAGGGTTAGGGAGATCGAAGATGTGAACAAGATGAAAATGAGCCTGTACGTAACGCATACGATAAACTTTCAGAACTACGATGAGAAAAGCGATAGAAGATCAAACCTGGTGATGGAGCTGAAGAACATATTCGAAGAGCTTGGAATCAAGTATCATCTTCTTCCTCAAGAGGTTCTGATTAGATATGTAGGCTCTGCATCGCCACCAGCATCCACCGCCACACGCTTGTCATGA